The following proteins come from a genomic window of Triticum aestivum cultivar Chinese Spring unplaced genomic scaffold, IWGSC CS RefSeq v2.1 scaffold177578, whole genome shotgun sequence:
- the LOC123176827 gene encoding mitochondrial metalloendopeptidase OMA1-like codes for MPRNIPRRLLLCTNNLHCRLGAVQRRFFSHSDHVKRPPPSPPEAPPWHHDPRKVAAATALATGVAAIAVRLKYGERAPFSGRTHLALFSHEEARERDEAEFAKFKKEHASRILGPRHPDTVRVRGIALDMVRAAHHGLAVRQLHVAKQAKPRSDELQWMDGLHWEVIVVRDDEINGDSFLRDGKKGAETFAGAGKIVVYTALLHPQRSEAEIAFTLAHEVGHVIARHSSGIIHWLSSIIEKVPILFLLVLPFMFPVFAPFKRRCELEADHIGILLLAAAGVDPVIAVQVMQENAMLRGESTLQECLSYFKFQSSAKKRWQFLSQPKVFLEALELYKQVTSHAQG; via the exons ATGCCGAGGAACATCCCCCGCCGCCTCCTACTCTGCACCAATAATCTCCATTGCCGTCTGGGGGCAGTACAGCGACGATTCTTCTCCCACTCCGACCACGTCAAACGGCCACCACCATCACCGCCAGAGGCCCCGCCGTGGCACCACGACCCGCGGAAGGTGGCCGCGGCGACGGCCCTAGCGACGGGCGTGGCCGCAATCGCTGTGCGCCTCAAGTACGGCGAGAGGGCGCCCTTCAGCGGCCGCACCCATCTGGCGCTGTTCTCCCACGAAGAGGCGCGCGAGCGCGACGAGGCCGAATTTGCCAAGTTCAAGAAAGAGCACGCCTCCAGGATCCTCGGCCCACGCCATCCCGACACCGTCCGTGTCCGCGGCATCGCCCTCGACATGGTCCGCgctgcccaccatggcctcgccgtCAGGCAGCTGCACGTCGCCAAGCAGGCCAAGCCGCGCTCCGATGAGCTGCAGTGGATGGATGGGCTCCACTGGGAGGTAATCGTCGTCAGAGACGACGAGATCAATGGAGACTCCTTCCTGCGTGACGGAAAGAAGGGTGCAGAGACCTTCGCCGGTGCCGGAAAAATCGTAGTCTACACTGCATTACTCCACCCCCAAAGGAGTGAGGCCGAGATCGCCTTCACGCTCGCGCATGAG GTTGGGCACGTTATTGCAAGGCACTCGTCAGGGATAATCCACTGGTTAAGTTCGATCATTGAAAAAGTGCCGATCTTGTTCCTCCTCGTATTGCCCTTCATGTTTCCCGTATTTGCGCCCTTCAAGCGAAG GTGTGAGTTAGAAGCGGACCACATTGGAATCCTGCTGCTCGCTGCTGCTGGAGTTGATCCGGTCATAGCCGTTCAGGTCATGCAGGAGAATGCCATGCTGAGAGGAGAATCTACATTGCAAGAATGCCTCTCTTACTTCAAGTTCCAATCTTCTGCTAAGAAAAGATGGCAGTTTTTGTCACAGCCCAAGGTTTTCCTGGAGGCGCTGGAATTATACAAACAAGTAACGAGTCACGCACAAGGTTGA